One Solanum lycopersicum chromosome 2, SLM_r2.1 genomic region harbors:
- the LOC101260301 gene encoding uncharacterized protein: MEQSRKQDEPEFNLREWALKAKLNREKTNSRRYSASYIRSFREETKSFRSNVTISSTASSPGYTLREEIDPSKYSFTTALKALQAKTIYSWEYMSPDGLALNSKWNEAEKYICNPLSGEVPLECLSTKILNGRSFRQTASRITISGPLIYPSHIQSSTSQVHTKHHVKKPSFPTHEVVEIKIPTKEKKEVSIRRDVGTQSISAYVSSNSPSPAPTPSIEEMSMKLSEAADSSPSIKEISSDHSPVTSPKSKSEQEVEVKEKEEEEDTRRNEEMQEEGERKKVKFGGGCLSWKSLWLRRKRQREKHKPRNNNIFLCHINGCYKH; this comes from the exons ATGgaacaatcaagaaaacaagATGAACCAGAGTTCAACTTAAGAGAATGGGCTCTTAAGGCAAAACTTAACAGAGAAAAAACCAATTCAAGAAGGTACTCTGCATCTTATATTAGAAGTTTTAGAGAAGAGACAAAATCTTTTAGATCAAATGTAACAATTTCAAGTACAGCTTCATCTCCTGGCTACACCTTAAGAG AGGAAATTGATCcatcaaaatattcttttactACTGCCCTCAAAG CATTACAGGCAAAAACAATATATAGTTGGGAATACATGTCACCAGATGGATTGGCTTTGAATTCAAAATGGAATGAAGCtgagaaatatatatgtaatcCATTATCAGGGGAAGTTCCTTTAGAATGTTTGTCTACAAAAATACTAAATGGAAGATCATTTAGACAAACAGCAAGCAGAATTACTATTTCAGGACCTCTAATTTATCCTTCTCACATTCAGAGTAGTACATCACAAGTCCACACAAAGCACCATGTGAAAAAACCTTCTTTTCCAACACATGAAGTAGTTGAAATCAAAATCCCAACTAAAG AGAAGAAAGAAGTTAGCATTAGAAGAGATGTGGGAACACAAAGCATTTCAGCTTATGTAAGTTCAAATAGTCCAAGTCCTGCTCCAACTCCATCAATTGAAGAAATGTCTATGAAGCTAAGTGAAGCAGCTGACTCTTCACCATCCATTAAGGAAATATCCTCAGATCACTCTCCAGTCACTAGTCCTAAATCAAAATCTGAACAAGAG gtggaagtgaaagaaaaagaagaagaagaagacacaagaagaaatgaagaaatgcAAGAAgaaggagagagaaagaaagtgaaatttgGTGGGGGTTGTTTGTCATGGAAGAGTTTGTGGTTGAGAAGAAAAAGGCAAAGAGAGAAGCATAAACCAAGAAACAACAACATTTTTCTTTGCCATATAAATGGATGCTATAaacactaa